One window of the Procambarus clarkii isolate CNS0578487 chromosome 89, FALCON_Pclarkii_2.0, whole genome shotgun sequence genome contains the following:
- the LOC123773323 gene encoding adenylate cyclase type 2 isoform X2, with product MQPTASQCKLGGQVADDAHHTAAELPLNSSWSHLRRVFVNAEAGDLSLEEEEEERGVGGPEGVVPNGRGSLICEHYDPSPRSSEDSHNAERFEIMARNSLSSIQQRRQSTASAFIREPLTALTDDRNWSWRYLRERFRIKDLEDLFEQYQFRLHHAMLIVYLFLQLFLSCVDIIALLTTQHATEDQMIPEVTGHAATLAVCVAVLMYMYNENTFREFPRLHIVMSGLMVLTLFTTDIILTLYFHYNDVTGGDHKAVKFGNMVYVLLVVYVFLPIPRKYQTILMALFLSAGYLALGYFTISGSNNDSDSYHVLTKMCVEASVLLCVNLVGVYWSFMSEVAFRRAFLDMRGNLESKFKLDAEKEQEDGLLLSVLPKNIMQKVKSDFRNMIEQTLYHANPISKKNPFPNLYINRHEMVSILYADIVNFTPLTTKLSVGQLVEMLNDLFGKFDDAAETNACLRIKILGDCYYCVSGVPEYTKDHANNCVKVGLEMIHIIRAVREERQVNVDMRIGIHSGSVLSGLIGVRKWQFDVWSNNVTIANHMEQTGVAGRIHVTQKTRDLLSGLNYGFEPSDGRARDELLQAEGIETYLIIPKQGPMNNRKVSYAQPAFIKPRISMSVDTELTSLYEGDVARKVAKVHLPQGAGRGSILNRRRSTHTESSLTGKRRTVVTDSALANFQRIMVNSKKFMEEAIESMPVSKYDQWFQPEGIHPLLLTFSKEKWEVPLLRQADPLYKFYILAVTVIFLTIFVTQEVLMPVNQLGWVLGVVCVGVLVVVAPLVWLSTLHQRLVDPHNDLDIDTVQRHPIIEFFYASSKTIITSIGVRIGLFLLVCGSLYVCAIINLPECKTLLEAELLRSSDGTTTTTSTAELALPGNFTSLHRGSNNVPALCCDPWNFTYSCTLALLAVWTFFRMHFLLKFILYIAALAVYALFVYNFAEVYSHEQLGDVCPPLTVSSHALSTGFSHVLFVFTVFIALHMMDRQMEYIMRLDFKWKQQLEKEQKEAETTHFANKLLLQNILPLHVAELFLGRKTQIDELYHESYQHVSVLFASIPGYGDFYRENFNNEDATMCLSVLNEIISDFDMLTYNVEFLTMEKIKVVGSTYMAACGLQPGRRNSDDFTIEERDKRENVLTITKFAAAMFVKLEAINKEHMQPFQLRVGIDVGPVIAGVVGAHKPMYDIWGNTVNVASRMDYTGLEGKIHVTTEVGKILEELGWNVQCRGEILVKGKGIMITYFVDPTSDPGDPAQPSGYNNNSSSNNNNNNKPGHDPTSERRRSSQLSLNSLKGLLSSHRGSLDINTSKEEDTQSTQSSPAYRPITNGVEKPVNIYDNEFQIAAMAPRYSLDSRMAELSKAKSKINNPSSVLENHETSFDDHDTEQIAICNTSFNPPQRHSFSSFLESKADNVIADAPKLLVQHSSVVSPSSQSTRSVPVVPVHGNLITKASMTRDGANSWCSQDIMKERSQSKPLHDSLTIQNEEFDNMRF from the exons AGTGTTTGTGAACGCCGAGGCTGGAGACCTGtccttggaggaggaggaggaggagagaggtgtTGGAGGCCCCGAAGGGGTGGTGCCGAATGGGCGAGGGAGTCTGATCTGCGAACACTACGATCCCTCCCCCCGGAGCTCCGAGGACTCTCACAACGCCGAGCGCTTCGAGATAATGGCCCGGAACTCTCTCTCCTCCATACAGCAGCGGCGTCAGTCCACCGCCTCCGCTTTCATTAGAGAGCCGCTCACTGCCCTCACTGACGACCGTAACTGGTCATGGCGCTACCTCAGG GAGAGGTTCCGGATCAAGGACCTGGAGGACCTCTTCGAGCAGTACCAGTTCCGCCTCCACCACGCCATGCTCATCGTCTACCTCTTCCTCCAACTCTTCCTCTCCTGCGTGGACATCATCGCCCTCCTCACAACTCAG CATGCAACAGAGGACCAAATGATACCCGAGGTGACGGGCCACGCGGCCACCCtggctgtgtgtgtagcagttttGATGTACATGTACAACGAGAACACCTTCCGAGAGTTCCCCAGGCTGCACATAGTCATGTCTGGCTTAATGGTGCTCACACTTTTCACCACAGACATCATCCTCACCCTCTACTTCCACTACAACGACGTCACCGGCGGCGACCACAAGGCTGTCAAG TTCGGGAACATGGTGtacgtgctgctggtggtgtacgTGTTCCTGCCTATCCCTCGCAAGTACCAGACCATACTCATGGCTCTCTTCCTCTCCGCCGGGTACCTCGCCCTCGGCTACTTTACCATCAGCGGCTCCAACAATGACAGCGACTCTTACCACGTCCTCACCAAG ATGTGTGTAGAGGCGAGTGTACTGTTGTGCGTCAACCTGGTTGGGGTGTACTGGAGCTTCATGAGCGAGGTGGCCTTCAGGAGAGCGTTTCTTGACATGCGCGGTAATCTCGAGTCCAAGTTTAAG CTGGACGCGGAGAAGgaacaggaggacgggctgctgctgAGTGTTCTGCCCAAGAACATCATGCAAAAGGTCAAGTCGGACTTCCGCAACATGATCGAGCAGACCCTGTATCACGCCAACCCCATCTCCAAGAAGAACCCCTTCCC AAACCTGTACATCAACCGACACGAGATGGTATCGATTCTGTACGCAGACATCGTCAACTTTACCCCGCTGACCACCAAGCTCAGCGTCGGCCAGCTCGTCGAGATGCTCAACGACCTCTTCGGCAAGTTCGACGACGCTGCCGAG ACTAACGCTTGCCTAAGGATCAAGATCTTGGGTGACTGCTACTACTGCGTGTCTGGTGTGCCGGAGTACACGAAGGACCACGCCAACAACTGCGTCAAGGTCGGCCTCGAGATGATCCACATTATCCGCGCCgtcag GGAGGAGAGGCAGGTGAATGTGGACATGAGGATTGGGATCCACAGTGGCAGCGTGCTGTCTGGTCTCATTGGTGTTCGCAAGTGGCAGTTTGATGTCTGGAGCAATAACGTCACCATCGCCAACCACATGGAGCAGACGGGCGTGGCAGG TCGGATCCACGTGACCCAAAAAACCCGAGACCTTCTCTCCGGCCTAAACTATGGCTTCGAACCCAGCGACGGACGGGCGAGGGACGAGCTACTGCAGGCGGAGGGCATAGAAACCTACCTTATCATCCCTAAGCAAGGG CCGATGAACAACAGGAAGGTATCGTATGCGCAGCCAGCGTTCATCAAGCCAAGGATCTCCATGTCTGTAGACACCGAGCTGACGAGTCTCTACGAGGGTGACGTAGCCAGGAAGGTTGCCAAGGTGCATCTCCCGCAAGGTGCTGGCCGCGGCTCCATCCTCAACAGG AGACGATCGACGCACACAGAGAGCTCGCTGACAGGCAAGCGGCGGACGGTGGTGACCGACAGCGCCCTGGCCAACTTCCAGAGGATCATGGTCAACTCCAAGAAGTTTATGGAGGAAGCCATAGAGAGTATGCCGGTCAGCAAGTACGA CCAGTGGTTCCAACCGGAGGGCATCCACCCGCTGCTCTTGACCTTCAGCAAGGAGAAGTGGGAGGTCCCCCTCCTGCGGCAGGCAGACCCGCTCTACAAGTTCTACATCCTCGCCGTTACGGTCATCTTCCTCACTATCTTCGTCACCCAGGAGGTCCTCATGCCTGT gaACCAgctggggtgggtgttgggggtcgtgtgtgtgggcgtgttggtggtggtggcgcctctggtgtggttgtctaccctCCACCAGCGCCTCGTAGACCCCCACAATGACCTCGATATTGACACCGTCCAGCGCCACCCCATCATTGAGTTCTTCTACGCCTCCTCCAAGACCATTATCACCTCCATAGGGGTGAGGATCGGACTcttcctcctggtgtgtggctcactCTATGTCTGCGCCATCATTAATCTG CCTGAGTGTAAGACCTTGCTGGAGGCCGAGCTCTTGCGCAGCTCTGAcggcacgaccaccaccaccagcaccgcaGAATTGGCTCTTCCTGGAAACTTCACCTCACTTCATAGAGGCTCAAATAATGTGCCAGCCCTCTGTTGCGACCCTTGG AACTTCACCTACAGCTGCACACTGGCGCTGCTGGCGGTCTGGACCTTCTTCAGGATGCACTTCCTCCTCAAGTTTATCCTGTACATCGCCGCGCTCGCTGTCTACGCTCTCTTCGTTTACAACTTTGCCGAG GTCTACAGCCACGAGCAGCTGGGAGACGTGTGTCCGCCCCTAACGGTATCTAGCCATGCACTGAGCACTGGATTTTCACACGTTCTCTTTGTCTTCACCGTCTTCATAGCTCTGCATATGATGGACAGGCAG ATGGAGTACATCATGCGACTGGATTTCAAGTGGAAGCAGCAGCTGGAAAAGGAGCAGAAGGAGGCAGAGACAACTCATTTCGCTAACAAACTTCTCCTGCAGAACATCCTACCGCTACATGTAG CCGAATTGTTCCTGGGCAGAAAGACGCAGATAGACGAGCTGTACCACGAGTCTTACCAACATGTGAGCGTACTCTTCGCCTCCATCCCCGGCTACGGTGACTTCTACCGCGAGAATTTCAACAATGAAGATGCCACCATGTGTCTCTCTGTACTTAATGAAATTATTTCCGACTTCGATATG CTAACGTACAACGTGGAGTTCCTGACCATGGAGAAGATCAAGGTAGTAGGAAGCACATACATGGCCGCCTGTGGTCTGCAGCCCGGCCGGAGGAACAGCGACGACTTCACCATCGAGGAAAGAGACAAACGGGAGAACGTGTTGACCATTACTAAGTTTGCCGCTGCTATGTTCGTGAAGCTGGAAGCTATCAACAAAGAGCACATGCAGCCTTTCCAGCTAAGAGTTG GTATCGACGTAGGGCCGGTGATCGCGGGAGTGGTGGGCGCCCACAAACCCATGTACGACATCTGGGGGAACACCGTCAACGTCGCCTCCAGGATGGACTACACGGGCCTCGAAGGCAAGATACAC GTCACTACAGAAGTGGGCAAGATCCTAGAGGAGCTGGGATGGAATGTCCAGTGTCGAGGAGAAATCCTTGtcaaagggaagggaattatgatCACATACTTTGTGGACCCCACGAGTGATCCAGGTGACCCTGCTCAGCCCTCTGgatataacaacaacagcagcagcaacaacaacaacaacaacaaaccaggCCATGACCCGACTAGTGAGAGAAGACGTAGTAGTCAGCTCAGTCTCAATTCTTTAAAGGGTCTTCTGTCGTCCCACAGAGGCAGCTTGGACATCAACACCAGCAAGGAAGAAGACACTCAGAGCACACAGTCTTCTCCTGCATATAGACCAATAACAAACGGGGTAGAAAAACCTGTAAATATTTATGATAATGAATTTCAAATTGCAGCTATGGCTCCTCGCTACAGTTTAGATTCAAGAATGGCAGAGCTCTCAAAGGCAAAATCTAaaatcaataacccttcttcagttTTGGAAAACCACGAAACGTCTTTCGATGACCATGACACTGAACAAATAGCCATATGTAACACATCATTTAATCCACCACAGCGACACTCGTTTTCAAGTTTTTTAGAGTCTAAGGCGGATAATGTTATTGCTGACGCTCCGAAATTACTGGTACAACATAGCTCAGTGGTATCTCCTAGTTCACAAAGTACCAGAAGTGTGCCAGTCGTTCCTGTCCATGGTAACTTGATCACAAAAGCTTCCATGACTAGGGACGGTGCTAATTCTTGGTGTTCTCAAGACATCATGAAGGAGAGGAGCCAATCCAAGCCACTACACGACTCCCTCACGATACAAAATGAAGAGTTTGACAATATGCGCTTTTAA
- the LOC123773323 gene encoding adenylate cyclase type 2 isoform X3, with product MPASVTFKLPTPCGRVFVNAEAGDLSLEEEEEERGVGGPEGVVPNGRGSLICEHYDPSPRSSEDSHNAERFEIMARNSLSSIQQRRQSTASAFIREPLTALTDDRNWSWRYLRERFRIKDLEDLFEQYQFRLHHAMLIVYLFLQLFLSCVDIIALLTTQHATEDQMIPEVTGHAATLAVCVAVLMYMYNENTFREFPRLHIVMSGLMVLTLFTTDIILTLYFHYNDVTGGDHKAVKFGNMVYVLLVVYVFLPIPRKYQTILMALFLSAGYLALGYFTISGSNNDSDSYHVLTKMCVEASVLLCVNLVGVYWSFMSEVAFRRAFLDMRGNLESKFKLDAEKEQEDGLLLSVLPKNIMQKVKSDFRNMIEQTLYHANPISKKNPFPNLYINRHEMVSILYADIVNFTPLTTKLSVGQLVEMLNDLFGKFDDAAETNACLRIKILGDCYYCVSGVPEYTKDHANNCVKVGLEMIHIIRAVREERQVNVDMRIGIHSGSVLSGLIGVRKWQFDVWSNNVTIANHMEQTGVAGRIHVTQKTRDLLSGLNYGFEPSDGRARDELLQAEGIETYLIIPKQGPMNNRKVSYAQPAFIKPRISMSVDTELTSLYEGDVARKVAKVHLPQGAGRGSILNRRRSTHTESSLTGKRRTVVTDSALANFQRIMVNSKKFMEEAIESMPVSKYDQWFQPEGIHPLLLTFSKEKWEVPLLRQADPLYKFYILAVTVIFLTIFVTQEVLMPVNQLGWVLGVVCVGVLVVVAPLVWLSTLHQRLVDPHNDLDIDTVQRHPIIEFFYASSKTIITSIGVRIGLFLLVCGSLYVCAIINLPECKTLLEAELLRSSDGTTTTTSTAELALPGNFTSLHRGSNNVPALCCDPWNFTYSCTLALLAVWTFFRMHFLLKFILYIAALAVYALFVYNFAEVYSHEQLGDVCPPLTVSSHALSTGFSHVLFVFTVFIALHMMDRQMEYIMRLDFKWKQQLEKEQKEAETTHFANKLLLQNILPLHVAELFLGRKTQIDELYHESYQHVSVLFASIPGYGDFYRENFNNEDATMCLSVLNEIISDFDMLTYNVEFLTMEKIKVVGSTYMAACGLQPGRRNSDDFTIEERDKRENVLTITKFAAAMFVKLEAINKEHMQPFQLRVGIDVGPVIAGVVGAHKPMYDIWGNTVNVASRMDYTGLEGKIHVTTEVGKILEELGWNVQCRGEILVKGKGIMITYFVDPTSDPGDPAQPSGYNNNSSSNNNNNNKPGHDPTSERRRSSQLSLNSLKGLLSSHRGSLDINTSKEEDTQSTQSSPAYRPITNGVEKPVNIYDNEFQIAAMAPRYSLDSRMAELSKAKSKINNPSSVLENHETSFDDHDTEQIAICNTSFNPPQRHSFSSFLESKADNVIADAPKLLVQHSSVVSPSSQSTRSVPVVPVHGNLITKASMTRDGANSWCSQDIMKERSQSKPLHDSLTIQNEEFDNMRF from the exons AGTGTTTGTGAACGCCGAGGCTGGAGACCTGtccttggaggaggaggaggaggagagaggtgtTGGAGGCCCCGAAGGGGTGGTGCCGAATGGGCGAGGGAGTCTGATCTGCGAACACTACGATCCCTCCCCCCGGAGCTCCGAGGACTCTCACAACGCCGAGCGCTTCGAGATAATGGCCCGGAACTCTCTCTCCTCCATACAGCAGCGGCGTCAGTCCACCGCCTCCGCTTTCATTAGAGAGCCGCTCACTGCCCTCACTGACGACCGTAACTGGTCATGGCGCTACCTCAGG GAGAGGTTCCGGATCAAGGACCTGGAGGACCTCTTCGAGCAGTACCAGTTCCGCCTCCACCACGCCATGCTCATCGTCTACCTCTTCCTCCAACTCTTCCTCTCCTGCGTGGACATCATCGCCCTCCTCACAACTCAG CATGCAACAGAGGACCAAATGATACCCGAGGTGACGGGCCACGCGGCCACCCtggctgtgtgtgtagcagttttGATGTACATGTACAACGAGAACACCTTCCGAGAGTTCCCCAGGCTGCACATAGTCATGTCTGGCTTAATGGTGCTCACACTTTTCACCACAGACATCATCCTCACCCTCTACTTCCACTACAACGACGTCACCGGCGGCGACCACAAGGCTGTCAAG TTCGGGAACATGGTGtacgtgctgctggtggtgtacgTGTTCCTGCCTATCCCTCGCAAGTACCAGACCATACTCATGGCTCTCTTCCTCTCCGCCGGGTACCTCGCCCTCGGCTACTTTACCATCAGCGGCTCCAACAATGACAGCGACTCTTACCACGTCCTCACCAAG ATGTGTGTAGAGGCGAGTGTACTGTTGTGCGTCAACCTGGTTGGGGTGTACTGGAGCTTCATGAGCGAGGTGGCCTTCAGGAGAGCGTTTCTTGACATGCGCGGTAATCTCGAGTCCAAGTTTAAG CTGGACGCGGAGAAGgaacaggaggacgggctgctgctgAGTGTTCTGCCCAAGAACATCATGCAAAAGGTCAAGTCGGACTTCCGCAACATGATCGAGCAGACCCTGTATCACGCCAACCCCATCTCCAAGAAGAACCCCTTCCC AAACCTGTACATCAACCGACACGAGATGGTATCGATTCTGTACGCAGACATCGTCAACTTTACCCCGCTGACCACCAAGCTCAGCGTCGGCCAGCTCGTCGAGATGCTCAACGACCTCTTCGGCAAGTTCGACGACGCTGCCGAG ACTAACGCTTGCCTAAGGATCAAGATCTTGGGTGACTGCTACTACTGCGTGTCTGGTGTGCCGGAGTACACGAAGGACCACGCCAACAACTGCGTCAAGGTCGGCCTCGAGATGATCCACATTATCCGCGCCgtcag GGAGGAGAGGCAGGTGAATGTGGACATGAGGATTGGGATCCACAGTGGCAGCGTGCTGTCTGGTCTCATTGGTGTTCGCAAGTGGCAGTTTGATGTCTGGAGCAATAACGTCACCATCGCCAACCACATGGAGCAGACGGGCGTGGCAGG TCGGATCCACGTGACCCAAAAAACCCGAGACCTTCTCTCCGGCCTAAACTATGGCTTCGAACCCAGCGACGGACGGGCGAGGGACGAGCTACTGCAGGCGGAGGGCATAGAAACCTACCTTATCATCCCTAAGCAAGGG CCGATGAACAACAGGAAGGTATCGTATGCGCAGCCAGCGTTCATCAAGCCAAGGATCTCCATGTCTGTAGACACCGAGCTGACGAGTCTCTACGAGGGTGACGTAGCCAGGAAGGTTGCCAAGGTGCATCTCCCGCAAGGTGCTGGCCGCGGCTCCATCCTCAACAGG AGACGATCGACGCACACAGAGAGCTCGCTGACAGGCAAGCGGCGGACGGTGGTGACCGACAGCGCCCTGGCCAACTTCCAGAGGATCATGGTCAACTCCAAGAAGTTTATGGAGGAAGCCATAGAGAGTATGCCGGTCAGCAAGTACGA CCAGTGGTTCCAACCGGAGGGCATCCACCCGCTGCTCTTGACCTTCAGCAAGGAGAAGTGGGAGGTCCCCCTCCTGCGGCAGGCAGACCCGCTCTACAAGTTCTACATCCTCGCCGTTACGGTCATCTTCCTCACTATCTTCGTCACCCAGGAGGTCCTCATGCCTGT gaACCAgctggggtgggtgttgggggtcgtgtgtgtgggcgtgttggtggtggtggcgcctctggtgtggttgtctaccctCCACCAGCGCCTCGTAGACCCCCACAATGACCTCGATATTGACACCGTCCAGCGCCACCCCATCATTGAGTTCTTCTACGCCTCCTCCAAGACCATTATCACCTCCATAGGGGTGAGGATCGGACTcttcctcctggtgtgtggctcactCTATGTCTGCGCCATCATTAATCTG CCTGAGTGTAAGACCTTGCTGGAGGCCGAGCTCTTGCGCAGCTCTGAcggcacgaccaccaccaccagcaccgcaGAATTGGCTCTTCCTGGAAACTTCACCTCACTTCATAGAGGCTCAAATAATGTGCCAGCCCTCTGTTGCGACCCTTGG AACTTCACCTACAGCTGCACACTGGCGCTGCTGGCGGTCTGGACCTTCTTCAGGATGCACTTCCTCCTCAAGTTTATCCTGTACATCGCCGCGCTCGCTGTCTACGCTCTCTTCGTTTACAACTTTGCCGAG GTCTACAGCCACGAGCAGCTGGGAGACGTGTGTCCGCCCCTAACGGTATCTAGCCATGCACTGAGCACTGGATTTTCACACGTTCTCTTTGTCTTCACCGTCTTCATAGCTCTGCATATGATGGACAGGCAG ATGGAGTACATCATGCGACTGGATTTCAAGTGGAAGCAGCAGCTGGAAAAGGAGCAGAAGGAGGCAGAGACAACTCATTTCGCTAACAAACTTCTCCTGCAGAACATCCTACCGCTACATGTAG CCGAATTGTTCCTGGGCAGAAAGACGCAGATAGACGAGCTGTACCACGAGTCTTACCAACATGTGAGCGTACTCTTCGCCTCCATCCCCGGCTACGGTGACTTCTACCGCGAGAATTTCAACAATGAAGATGCCACCATGTGTCTCTCTGTACTTAATGAAATTATTTCCGACTTCGATATG CTAACGTACAACGTGGAGTTCCTGACCATGGAGAAGATCAAGGTAGTAGGAAGCACATACATGGCCGCCTGTGGTCTGCAGCCCGGCCGGAGGAACAGCGACGACTTCACCATCGAGGAAAGAGACAAACGGGAGAACGTGTTGACCATTACTAAGTTTGCCGCTGCTATGTTCGTGAAGCTGGAAGCTATCAACAAAGAGCACATGCAGCCTTTCCAGCTAAGAGTTG GTATCGACGTAGGGCCGGTGATCGCGGGAGTGGTGGGCGCCCACAAACCCATGTACGACATCTGGGGGAACACCGTCAACGTCGCCTCCAGGATGGACTACACGGGCCTCGAAGGCAAGATACAC GTCACTACAGAAGTGGGCAAGATCCTAGAGGAGCTGGGATGGAATGTCCAGTGTCGAGGAGAAATCCTTGtcaaagggaagggaattatgatCACATACTTTGTGGACCCCACGAGTGATCCAGGTGACCCTGCTCAGCCCTCTGgatataacaacaacagcagcagcaacaacaacaacaacaacaaaccaggCCATGACCCGACTAGTGAGAGAAGACGTAGTAGTCAGCTCAGTCTCAATTCTTTAAAGGGTCTTCTGTCGTCCCACAGAGGCAGCTTGGACATCAACACCAGCAAGGAAGAAGACACTCAGAGCACACAGTCTTCTCCTGCATATAGACCAATAACAAACGGGGTAGAAAAACCTGTAAATATTTATGATAATGAATTTCAAATTGCAGCTATGGCTCCTCGCTACAGTTTAGATTCAAGAATGGCAGAGCTCTCAAAGGCAAAATCTAaaatcaataacccttcttcagttTTGGAAAACCACGAAACGTCTTTCGATGACCATGACACTGAACAAATAGCCATATGTAACACATCATTTAATCCACCACAGCGACACTCGTTTTCAAGTTTTTTAGAGTCTAAGGCGGATAATGTTATTGCTGACGCTCCGAAATTACTGGTACAACATAGCTCAGTGGTATCTCCTAGTTCACAAAGTACCAGAAGTGTGCCAGTCGTTCCTGTCCATGGTAACTTGATCACAAAAGCTTCCATGACTAGGGACGGTGCTAATTCTTGGTGTTCTCAAGACATCATGAAGGAGAGGAGCCAATCCAAGCCACTACACGACTCCCTCACGATACAAAATGAAGAGTTTGACAATATGCGCTTTTAA